The following DNA comes from Musa acuminata AAA Group cultivar baxijiao chromosome BXJ1-4, Cavendish_Baxijiao_AAA, whole genome shotgun sequence.
TATTGTGGTAGCATCTTATTGAGCATTTACACACCCTTATAGATTCATACTGATCGATGTGAAATTTTAACACAATTTCTAGAGTACTAGGAAGAGAAAATCTACCTCCTCTGGAGCTGCAAATAGTGCTGGTATGCCTTCTGCCAACTCCCCTCCATCAACTCCTTCCATTCATACAACTGGTGATGGAGTTTCGATGGCTAGCAATCTGCAAAATGCTAGTACCATGTCCAAAAGCTTGATGATGTATGGAGCTGATAGAACAGGTGGGCTTGCTTCTTCAAATCAGATGGTATGTCCAATTATTTcagtgttattatcatgaaagtgGAAGATAATGGTTTGGGACCATCTGATTAAGATGACTGGCTCTTCTGATTGCAGGATGACCTGGAACATTTTGGGGATGTTGGTTCTTTGGATGACAATGTTGAATCGTTTCTTTCAAATGATGAGGGAGACGGACGGGATATCTTTGCTGCATTGAAAAGTACTGCTGAGCACAATGCAGAATCTCTGAACGGTACCTGTTCTCTCTATTGGCTATTCAGTTTTATACCTCTACTAAATTACTTTTTAACATGTACAGAATCTCTGTCTTAGGTTTTACCTTTGGTGAGTATGGTTGCATCTGTACCAGTAACAGCAAAGTGGTTTCATGCCACTTCTCTTCAGATggaaagagacttgctagtgctgGGCATGATAAAAAGGTGACGTTCGTGTCAATTTCATTCATTTCAACTTGGTCGGGTACTATGTGGTTGGTGCAGCATAAATACCAGACTGATTTCCCTTCCTGACATAGATGTCGATTGTCATTGACtacttatattttaaagttttatcAAATTGTTACAATGTAGTCAGTTAATTTTTGCTTGATTGTGATTCTCATACAACTTGCTTTATTAGCTTTAAGAAAGTGtcatataaatcataaattgagcaaaaatacatattaaatttGTTTCCTGTTGGCTTCTGTGGAGACAGAACAAAATATTACTTAACTACACCCATATTCTTTTCTGACTGTTTATGCATTTCTCTTAACCATCATTAGGTTGTCAAGGAAATGATAGTTTCTTTGTGTTAAATAAGTTGCATATTATATTGCTTCTGTTATCAACCATAATCAAAATTCTAAATTGTAACTGTTACATTTCACATCCATCTAGACAAATGGTTCAAGGGCATGATTTCATCAAGCAGATGGGCACATCTGATGATGTAGATTGTTCATTAAGATAAGGAATAAAGATGGCAATATCTATCAATTCTGTGGAATTACGTGTTAGTGTTTAGTTGAATAGCTCGGAAGATAGCTTTCAGGGGGATTAAAGCTCAAGTTGTTGCAAGTATGCATGTCCTTTCTAGCAATTCATGACTTGAGAGTTCTGGTGCATGTTACATAGTTTTCTTGGCATGCCACATGTGTTGGTAATGTGCTGACATAAGTTAGGATAACATTCATTTAGGGCCCTGTTTGGCAACATAGATGATATTAACTATGAGAAAAAAGGGTATTAAGGTATTCGATTTTTGCAACAACAAAATGTTACAGAAAGTATGTTTTTGCTTCGGTTGTAGTTCGAGTAAATAAAGGAATTTTAGAGAGTGAATTTTTGGGAGGGTACAGAGTGGGGAAGGTGTTCCAACAATATGACTAGTCATGACCTCTAACAATGGATTTGCCTTATCTGGTGGTTCTTGTCACATTCTGGCTTTGCCACCTACTACTCCATTGTTATTCATAGTTTCTACCATAATTGCTCTACCGAAGAAAGGAGAGTaggaggtgttgaatctcatattttgatgatgaaaccaattgatggtgtttatgatttgatatgcgttttgagtgacgcagaaagcttcgatcaaggagagacaatggaagcaggaagaatcatgttgggccggagaaaaagtgtcagaagattggacgtcacatcgaaggatcggtcgatgtatcgacagaaggcttcggaccatggttttgggcatcgggtcaagaagagcggatattgcgctaaggatatcggagttgtagaggtcaactggccgattgggcaatcgaccgcaagagaggacgatgcgctgaagaatcggacgaagcgtcgatgaaccaataacatgtcagacaacatgattcaagctttgtaataattatctagatcgaagtaggtttttatgtgtgcaggattaactacgattgcaaggcataaagcaaaatgaagtctcggagtcaagaacgtgatttcgttgggagttcgagagttcgtcggaagtccggatgttcgtcggaagttctaccggaattgaccgagaagtccaggagcttgccaaagaagctcgtcgaaactcgctaagaagatcgtcgtgaagtccaagagcttgtcgggagtccgctagaacattgccgagagatcatcggaagttcgccggaagaaacatagacttacggactttgtttagcttagtaaatgtcttagaattcgtagttagcacataattgggattggaattgggccaacccaattaggggccagttgggcccatgtatggaccgtgtcaggcccaatgaaaggcccaaacaatgacccaacaggtggcaccgtcgtggcacagtctccgagaccatgtcaggcggtggtatcatcggtctgggcggtggtaccgcccaaacacagtcttcgagaggttgtcaggtggtagtaccgcccaatgcaaggtgtcaagcagtggtaccaccagactgggcggtggtaccgcccagtgtcagtgtcagactggcactgacggtggtatcgcccgtacccgggagacccgggatgagacatttttaggctccaagtttgaatcaacttaaggcctataaatacccctctcatccctggttaaagtacacacaaccgagagcaaaaaaggaaagaaaactctgttttaattgtgtgaactcctctcaaagttctaagtgttagaatagtttgagagaggagtaagtgggggtgtaagggttatctcctaaacctggtaaaaggagaaagagctgtaaaaagtggttggtctttgcctattgaaggaagactgatagtggatgctggtggcctcgacggaagaggaatcggtggagtggatgtaggtcacgacgatcgaaccactataaaaatctggtttgcatttcttttgagtaatttactttaactgcaaattgccttctcattacttgctttacatccactacactcttcggtatgctttcaagttaacatcttccgaattGGTTTTAATCGTAACGAATTTTTTGAAACCaacgtttttaccactgcactaattcacccccccccctcttagtgccgactcgttcctaacaggagGGAGGCAGAGCATCTCTTTGACAAGATCCTTATATGCTGTTAGCACCATGGCGAGTAGATTGGAGCTAATGGAGTTTGTTTTTGGTTTGTGGTAGACATGATTTTGGTAGTGAGCAGAACGAAAGGGGTGGAGGGCTTCAATAGCAACACATGGTGAAGGGAGAAAGAAGATACAGAACATttaactctttttctttttactgTGGTGTGTTTGCCTTCAAAAACTTTCCCAAATGGTCAACTGTAAATAATTCCAACCCAAAGTGATATAACCATGGAAACTTGCAATACTCCAATAATCCCCTATTTGCTGACAGTCCTATAGCTTCTATCAGCATCAGCATACTCTTAGGGTCTATGTTGAGATCATATGTCACAGTATGGTTGCAACTCTTCATCATTTAAAACCATGGCCTAGAATTTATGATTATTGTTTTCTTGTCAAGCAATTGAAAAATGAAATGAGTTAATATTGTTTTGTTTCATAAAAGATATGCATGCATCTCATCTGATTGATTCATGTTGTTGACTCCCTATTCTTTTCCTGTTCTCAAGTTATCAGGTCCTCCTATGTTGTGTATTATCTATTGAATAGGTCTTCTTATCCAAAATGTGGTAGTGTGATGTCAATTTCAAGAAATCCAAATTTATTTTGCCATTTTGACTAGGATTCTTGGCCTATTTTGTGAAGATATATGGTAGAAGACTTATGTTAATCTCATTTAATAGTGCAACTAAATActagatataaacaacttttttgGTCCAATTTTATGCAAATTTTGCAGTCCATTTTCTAAAAGTTCTGTTGCAATGTACTAAAAGTAGGAACTAAGTGCAAGCTCTTCATTGAGTCCCCATTTTATGCACTTTGGCATGATGGGAATTGTGCAAATCTTGAGCCATTGGATTTAGAACGTAGACAATAACATTTGATTTTGAATCTGGCATATGGGAGCAGTAAGTCTGTATATATTCTGGTGTAAAGATTATATATGAAGGAAAAACACATGTTTTGTTCGAAAGAAAGTAATCATCTGGTTGACTGTAATAAAGGAGATGAAGCTCCTACAAGAAAAACCATATTCTGTGGGTTCATGTACAGGTAGAGATAGGTTCTTTTTTGTTGATTATAGTGGTgtttttcatatgatgattctctcAGTTGTTTCCATGTTGCATATAAGTAACAATCTTAACTGCCATGGTTTATTTTTCATTGTTTCTGGTGCTTACCATCTTATATTTTATCACTGTAATAGGTTGTCCTCTGGAACATGGATACAATGCAAACCATGAGCAGTTCCCAAGAGCATTCTCATATTATTACTGATGTCTGTTTTAGGCCAAACTCAAGTCAGCTGGCAACATCTTCTTTTGATAAAACTGTTCGACTATGGAATGCAGCAGAAGTATGTTTTTTAATCACCGTCATTATATTGCGGGTTTGTTAGTTGTTTAGTTATACTCACAAATTAGTGTATTAAATCATATCTAAATTTTTGACCTTATTAATTATTTCTAAGAACTTGTTTGTTAATTCTCAGGAATCCAATTAATACCCAGATTTGATTAGATATTATCCTAAAAAATATATCCGTATGTAGAGGTACCTGTCTTTTATCTTTTATACTTCTCTGTTGGAGCTTTTGTCTTAGGATTTCACATCAACAATTATGAAAGAAATTCATATCCATTTAAGTGCTCCTTGGTAGAGTTATCTTCTCTTGCCATTAAGCTCGATAAGGCATGCTCTTTGGTGATATGTAGGCAAAAAAACATTGTTCAAACTTTAAACTTATGTAGGTAGTTGGCCTTCCTTTATGTCTTTTGTGATTACTTCTTTGAAATTGACTTGCTTCTTTCTAGTGATCTGTTATTGGTCTCTGTTGGATGTGTTAAAACCACCAGTCACTCTTGTCACTTGGCTCAAAGTTGCAACAAGCATCGTCAGCTTTTTTCTTATCCTCTACCTTTTTAAAATAATAGATACCATCCATCTGTTGAAAAATCtagatttcctttttttttttcttaatctatATAAATCTAATCATCTTTCTTGCCTGCAGAAATTTCCCTACTAATATGATCCGTACTTGGTTGTATCGGAGTCACAAGAAAATCAATTTAGCATCTCTTAACTTTTTATTTAAATAGTTGTTTCATTTTGTTTACTTTTGTGTTTTTGGTGTAAGATTGCTTCATTGATAGTCATATCCAATTTCTAAAATTGTAAGCTTAGAGGACATTCAAATTTTATTTATGTTTATGTCTTATTGTTACTCTGGTTATTCCTTTTATGCTGATTATATTCCCTTGTTTGTTTTGTAGTCAATTCATTGTTTAAATACTTTCACTGGGCACACCTCGCATGTAACATCAGTTGATTTTCATCCCAAAGAGATGGATATTTTATGCTCTTGTGATGACAATGGTGAGATCCGGTactggagttctgacaagtatatgTGTAAACGTGTTTCTAAGGTTGGTTCCATGGTATCTTTATGAATTCACTTGGTTGATCACAAAAGTTCGAAATTTTTTAGTCTTCTTTGCTGGTGAACCAGGGTGCTACGGTACAAgtgagatttcagcctagaagtgGACAGTTTCTGGCTGCAGCTGCAGAAAATGTTGTATCTATTTTTGATGTTGAGACGCATACAAAGACACGCACGTTGCAGGTCCATTTGACAAACTTTCTAACTTCTAGAACATAGTCAATCATTAGTTTGCTTCCATTGCTTATCAATCTCTCTCTATGCATCACAGGGTCATAAGAAGGAGGTCCATGCCATTTGCTGGGATGCAAATGGCAAAACTCTTGCTTCTGTTAGTCAGGACTTAGTTAAAGTATGGTCTTTGCAAACTTGGGAGTGTATCCATGAACTGAACTCCACCGGAAACCAGTTTCATTCATGCATCTTCCATCCAAGATGCCCCCAAATCTTGATTATTGGTGGCTATCAGGTATATCTATGTTAATCATATAATGTTGTATAAAGTAGTTTGCATGAATTCTCAGCTATCCTCTTTTAGTCGTTGAATAATTTGCTTTTTCCACTTAAGTATTGAATGTTGATATCAAGTTCTTTTAACAAATATAGTAGGCAAATAACAAGTGCACTGCTCAAGTTTGTATGAAAAAGACTCCTCGCATACACTGTCCTAACCGTTCTCTGATTTATTATGCATTCTCAGAAAGCTGTTTTACCATTTAGATTATCATAAAAATAGTATCTTGATTAGAGCCTTATAAAGATGTGTTGAAAAAAGGGCGATTTCCTtagaaaatactcatattttggGTATTTCCCAAACAGTACTCTAATTTGAAAAATACACAAAATATCTCTCAAAAGTTTTCTCGCAAAttttttcatttgtttttttttaaaaacAAAATTTCAATTGTTATAGTGTTTTCATTTCGATCGTTTATAGTGTTTTTTAATAGCGTCTATAGTGTGTCATTGaggtactaaaaatattataaatgttatTGAAAAACATTGTAAGTGACATCATATTGTGTCTATTTGATTGTCATTGCTCATAGaccattataatattatatttttaggctTGTAACTAGTTTGGTTCAAGTTGGGAGTCCATTTAAATCATTTACAGTGTTTTCGAGTAAGTCATATAGGATTTTTATTGTGGTAGTCAAAACAGTATAACAAGCCAAAAATACTGTGACAAGTGAAAACACTACTGTAACAGGCAGGAACTGCTTATATAGATTTCCTTGGTTGCTGAGCGCTCTTTCAATTTATGCAGACAATAGAGCTGTGGGACATCATTGGGACAAAGAGCAGCGGAATTCAAGCACATGAAGGTGTTATTGCAGCCTTGGCGCAATCACACTCGACTGGATTGGTCGCATCTGCTAGCCACGACAAATCTGTTAAATTATGGAAATAGTGGTAGCTGCAATCAGGGATAGATGGACATAAGGTGCTTCTTCTTAGTGGTGTTTATATTAGTTCTTGATTTGATTTGTAGCTCCAGGGACAATAAAACAGAAAGCCCGACAGTCTCTTGGTGGTCTTTATATGTGAGTTTGCAACTTTACTCGTCTAGGGAGTTAACACTAGACATTGGAAGAGGGAACAGTATTTGGTCCTTTTTCTCTcatcttcattttctttcttaaggtAGCTTCAAAGATATGTATCACTGTCAATCGACAGAGTGATTTGGAACATTGAACTTTCTTGAGAACTTTTGaccctatatgtatatatatatatatatatccacttgATTTTTGACTTGGTATAATCCAACATCATTATTCCTTTTGGTCCGCACAATAAAAAAATTTGTGCGTTTATAGGAAGATGAAAGAAATATGAAATTGTCTTAAGAATTgtgtaaaaaaagaagaagagaatatTCTCAGGTTTTGAAGGAATCCCATgtataggaataaaaaaaaagtgaTTTGATTTAGATCATAATtgatctattttttgatttattttatctattttttatctattttatctatcaaaatcatgatagatCATAATGTGACTACATTTTGGATGACATGAAAACGAGTTGTGTCTGGTTGTCGTTTAGCTTTATTTTaactgattttcttttttttttttgaaacaaaaaTGAGACATAGTATTCATTATATATATTCGTAAACTGTCGCAAGACCATAATCTGCACGACAAACGTTTGCAACCCTTCAGACCCCATTATATCAGACCCTACCTAGCATCAAAGCATGAGCTTATTCGTCTCTTAGTCCTTTAGGTCATTACGGAAGCCCAATTTATGGTCTTCTCCAGCATAGAAATCCATAGGTTAATTATGTTGTTGGTCGTAGTCTTCCTTTTTAAGGAGCGATGACTGAGCAAAGGGTTCAGTTCTTTATTGGTCTAAATCACTATACATCATATGCTAATCTCTCCATTAAATGATCTTTGATGCAGGGTCTACAGTACCAAACTATACTGCTCGGTACGTATCGGTTCGATCGGTTATCGGTACGCGGATCgcttgttaccggtccgagtgcactttaACACTATAATAGtgttacagtactcggcacacttgagtgtaccactcggtataccgtaccgtatcggtaccgagcccagatcgaaataccggtacgatatgatattgcgaaccttgctccgATGTTCCTATGGTGAAAGTTTACGATTTTACTGTAAATGCTTTGGACGCTTCCGACATGTGTAGTGATTCATTGAGCAAACATGAATGCGAGTGAATCACCGGCATCGATGGGATTGAAATCCAACTGTGTGTGACTCAGTTGCCTGAGAAACTATTATACGAGTTCGCAAGTTGTAAAAGAGTAGAATCAGAACATGAACAACGAAATTACCAATTATAAATAACATCTTCCTCAATATGAGGTCATGAAAATGGATAAAGGATAGATGATCACATTTAAAAATAGATAAGTCGAACCCACATTTTTAAACTTGTCAAACAAATCTTGAAGGAAGAAAGCACCTTAGTAGTTACAATAAATAAACATTTGCTAATTACTAACACCACCAAATGAACAATTAAGTGAATCATAAGTAAAACGGTTTATtctttttttcagattttttttgccCAATGAGGTTGCAGTTTAAGGGAACAAAAAGTAAGTGACTGTATCAACCTCTATCCATAGAAGTTAATTTCTATGGATATAATTAATTCCAAAACCAGTTGAAGAAGTGTTATGAGGCAATCACATAACGACATCCCTTTTCTCTCGTCCTCGTAAACAGTGAACGACAGCCGTAAAGCAAACTAAACTAAACAGGTCCGTCAAAAGCAACAAAGTGACATACTAAATAAAATTCAGGTTCTTAAGAAAAACTAAAATCAGCAGAGCAAGACAATTAACTTATGCCGAAACCATATAGATGCCATACAAATTAACACATAAATTGAGGTTGCACCAGGATGTGAAATAGATTAACCCAACTTTGGCTGTAGAGAATATATCACAAATTATCATCGAGAACTATTGtacaaatatgataaaaaaaatcatcacaaTGTTTTGATTATATAGAAGTTTTTCAAAGAAAAGAGAAATATAAAACTTATATtcaacgctagaaggagggcttgaacctccgaccttgtggttaacagccacacgctctaaccaactgagctattccagcttttgacaaataaattaaaacaaacaTTAAATGATTATATTTATTGAGCGAAGAATTAAATCAGTACTGACATCCTGTTATTCTCAAAGTACATACATCAACTAAAGAAGGTTAACCGTCACAAGTGATCCAAAAATCACACGAAAAGAGGTAAACAATGAAGAGGTTATAAAATCTTCTATGTTGCCAACAAGATAATGAAAATTTCATATCATGAGATTATCGTTACCCGTCTTCTCGCAACTTTATTTTTTGCTCCCTCCCTCTCTGGACAGCTAAGTTGTTCGATTGAAACAGCAGATTTCTCAAAGGCTGCTTAATCATTTTGTTTGGGCACTAATTTAAACATTTTGCTTAATCGAAGCTCTGCAAAGCAAGTCATTTGACTAAATATTAATGACTGAATTCAAGCATCCTGAAGCAGGGTAGACTCTTTGGCACTTAACTGGTGACCAACTGTCATTAGCATGCAAGCAATTAATTTCCTTCACAGGCCAATGCGATACACATAAAACCAAGTGATGAAAGATGGAATCTACCTAGCATTTCACAAACAGAAAAAACAATGTTTCCCGTACCTACCTATAGGAAACCAACAAACATAAAACTATTGTCTCATCAAACAATATACCAAGAGACAAAAGGAGTTTCCATGACTTCTTTTTAtcctataaaatataatattgtcTCTTACATTCGTCTCTTTGAACCCTTAGTCCTTCTTATAAGTACTAACTAGACATATACACAAAAAATACATGTGCACATATAAGATGATGTGATTCTCTATCAAGTTAATCAATAATCTTCTAAAGCATCACCCCATAAGAAAAAGATTTTTAAGTCCAACATGTTAATTATCAACAGAAACTAGGTGACTGAACAGCTTAATTACTTTAAATACCATAGTTAATTAACCAATCTATAGGGGGAGTAAGAACTACTTTTAATGAAAAAGCTGACAACGAAATGTACCTACAAAATCTGAACAAACATTGTGATCAGTGAAACCATTAAACTCAAAAAATGTAGCCTCCCTctgggaaaaaaaatgaaaaaaaacaaGTGAAGTAGGAAATAATACATGAATCATGGAAAGTGATAGAAGTTCACCATTTTAGAGAATCCAAACAGTGGTGTCTTGCATGCATGCTCAAACACAAAATTCTACAAACTCTTGTTCTGCCCACATCAAGTATCAGTTTAGAGAATCGCTGAGATGACGGTTAGTACATGATAATAACAACACCTTTTTCAGAATCTAGTGTAAGATTTAATAATGCTGACTTTGAGCCATCTTTAGCAAATTTATgacttgaaaaatcacacaagaaATAGGATAAAATCATATAATGCGGTCCATAGAAAAGTAAAGAAATATGCATTGTCTATTGTAAATAACTTAACTTTGATACTTGAACAGAACCTCAGCATTGCCGATTTACATAATATTAATTTGGCTAACAACTTCTATGAAATAATATATGTTCTACTCCTGCATGTTATTTTCCAACAATATATGTTTTGTTTCTACTTTTGACATAAAAGATGTTGTGTGTGACAAATATAAATTGTCCGATGCAATAGGATGCTGATGTTGCTCTCTAAGAATAAACCTAACAGTCTATGACTTATTCTTCCTAAATCATGCCGACCACAACATTCCATGTAAGAGTTGCTTcaaagttctttttttctttgatgttgcTCCAATAGAGCAGCTAGACTCTAAACCATCACCATGAATGCACTTTGACCAGTACTAAAAATGAGTCTCTATATGGTTGAGTGTTCTACTTTGGATGTATTTTCCTTCATAATTATATTTACtatttaagataaattttaaaTTGCATATTTTCAGTTGTATACTTGCCTTCGAGTCCTATTTTAGTCCTTAAGCCATTAAGGTTCATGCTCAGAGGGTTTTGGATGAATTTGTAAATAGGATTTGAGATTCCAAGATTTCCAAGCAAAGAACCCTTCTTCCATAAATTACTTAGTGTATTTATTATATAAACAAGATGTTGCATTCTTAAATAGGATTTCACATTCCATGATTTACCAACAAAGATAATAAGTTCTCTTAACAAGGTTATGTCATGAGATTGGTTTTCTTTTatgtaaaaatatataagaatagTTAGATTGATCATGTTGGGACTTGTGGCTTATTGGAGTTGTTTAGACaaatcatctcttctttcatttgTGTTTAGAGGCCTTCTAACTTAGAATTGATAGACAAGCATGTTATGGACAAACAACTTACAGACTACGGAGCCCTTTCCCTGTATTGTGGTATACTCAGAATATTAAAAGACATAAATTTCTTGGAATTTCCACAAGGGCATGTGGAAATGGTATCAAACAGATATAGAACTAATACTGGAAAAGATCAAGCGTTTAGGCATGGAGAAGGCCCAAACTGTTTCACTAAGATATAGACTAATCAATTTCCCCAAATTAATGGTCTCCCATCAGCTTGTCTTGTATGAATATTTTAGTACATTTACAAACGATTCATAATGCTAAACAAGATAATTTATCATGTCATTGAAGATATTTAACTTTGTAAAAACCCAGTGGGCTGCATAGCATCGTTCCATCAGCCTAACATGCAACTATATGAGAATAATGGCCATTGCTTGCCTGCCACAGAAAAAAGCTATCCTCCCAAAGTAAAGAATTTCAATTatgtaaaaatatataagaatagTTAGATTGATCATGTTAGGACTTGTGGCTTATTGGCGTTGTTTAGATAAATCATCTCTTCTCTCATTTGTGTTTAGAGGCCTTCTAACTTAGAATTGATAGACAAACGTGTTCTGGACAAACAACTTACAAACTACGGAGCCCTTTTCCTATATTGTGGTACACTCAGAATGTTAAAAGACATAAATTTTGTAAGCTAAATTTACATTGAGAAAATATACGGATAAGGCAGATCCTAACACTTGAGACTCATATCCTTTGGCTGAATGTTAAAAACTAAAGAGCACTGTCACATTTCAGGCAGTCAATGGCCGATGATAGATAGTTGAGAAGTTGCTCTGTAGTTTTTCTTTTCCCTAGCATGATTGTCATAAATAATTTGAACAATAtctatcataataatatattgatGTATATATACGTAAGTATCATAAACGATTGTCTTGTTGAGATAATTTTGTtatcacattcaactataatatacttatatatataaataagtaggataacagaaacaaataaacttaattaagtaagaaaaaaatatcaataataatattcacTTAAACATGCAATGTCATATCTCTTATGAGTTGCTTATAAGTCTTATTCTAAGAACATATTCTTTAAACACTTTAGGCTATAAAGCCTTAGTAAATAGATCAATAATGATTAAAGTGGCACTCGAGTTCTTTTTTTAGATTCTTTCTTTAATCATCAAGTCTTTATCTCGATATGCTTGaaaacactaaagtacttgtcattcttcgaAAAAAAACTGTTGTGATATTATTACAAAATATCCTTAGCGACCTAACAATTGAGTTGACCACATTaggtcctgagataaaatttcgcagccataaattcagcttccattgttaatGATGTGCTTTAtactttttcaaaaaattattgttccaactaacataaatataaatattaaagtaACTTCCTACTATCGAGACAATTCGTAAAATCAATAtatgaatatcctatcacttcaagctgataTGATCTTTTGTATGTGAGCATGTATTCTTTTAtcccctataaatatctcatcacTTTCTTTTTAGTTTTTCAATTTTTCATTCTTAAGTTGTTGTGGTATCCACTTAACATCTCAATTATAAAACTGATATCTAATCTAGTACTTATTTGAGTATATAATAAACTTCCAACTGCATATGTATAAAGAATATCCTTC
Coding sequences within:
- the LOC135655335 gene encoding transcriptional corepressor LEUNIG_HOMOLOG-like: MAQSNWEADKMLDVYIHDYLLKRNLQATAKAFKEEGKVSAEPVAIDAPGGFLFEWWSVFWDIFISRTNEKHSQVAAAYIETQRAKAKEEHQRQLHMQQVQILQQQQAQFQRRNAIHPSLNGAMNATNITGISGPPTASIMAAKIYEERMKQPQSMDTAISSQFLDGNRVALLRSATNHPGQFIQSPVSGSAAMQHIQGQNQQTSDIKGDIGAMHKSLHKDPSSLYSQGIMQAKSGLGGAGTQGVSGLPLKGWPLAGIDQLCQNFGPQVNKPFLPNQSQFQLLSPNEQQQNLAQAQAQSNIDLSNYGLDHRKIRALPRSGLGGKDGQMNGNDASIGSPSESSSPKVRQDQSIIKASQIQQSSNQQTQELVQQQQLQQSTRKRKSTSSGAANSAGMPSANSPPSTPSIHTTGDGVSMASNLQNASTMSKSLMMYGADRTGGLASSNQMDDLEHFGDVGSLDDNVESFLSNDEGDGRDIFAALKSTAEHNAESLNGFTFGEYGCICTSNSKVVSCHFSSDGKRLASAGHDKKVVLWNMDTMQTMSSSQEHSHIITDVCFRPNSSQLATSSFDKTVRLWNAAESIHCLNTFTGHTSHVTSVDFHPKEMDILCSCDDNGEIRYWSSDKYMCKRVSKGATVQVRFQPRSGQFLAAAAENVVSIFDVETHTKTRTLQGHKKEVHAICWDANGKTLASVSQDLVKVWSLQTWECIHELNSTGNQFHSCIFHPRCPQILIIGGYQTIELWDIIGTKSSGIQAHEGVIAALAQSHSTGLVASASHDKSVKLWK